The Candidatus Cloacimonadota bacterium genome contains the following window.
GAAAAGTGATGTTCAGACCACAAATTTGAGCATTTTCCCGAGCGAGGGAAACCTGGTCTGGTTGGATTTCCAAGCCTTCAATTGTCCAGTGTGGGCGTTGCAAAGCAAGCATGATGGCAACGATGCCGCAGCCGCTGCCCAAATCCAAAACCCGCAGTTCCGCGGTGTTAAAAAGCTCCAGCGCTGTTTGCTGAAGCACGTGAGACGCGTGGGAAACCGGTTGCGAATCTGGGTTTTGCCAGATACGCGCTCCACCCAATTTTAGATCGACCCACGCACGTGAACTCAGACTGACAGCTCCAGCATCCTATCCAGCGAATGTTTTGCGCGGGCAGCAGTTTCGGGAGCCACCACAACCTGGTGTTCTTCGTTCTCCAAGGCACGTAACAGCTCATTCAGCGTGGTCTTACGCATGTTCGCACAGCGGGCACGGATGCTGAGATGAACCAGTTCCTTGTCTGGATGGATGTGTTTCATATAGTCTGTAAAACTGGCGTCCGTGGCGATGATGAGCTTGTCATTTTCCGCTACATAACGTTCCATCTGGCCTGTGGACAAAACTTCATCTGCTTGTGCCACAATATCTTCATCGCATTCGGGGTGCGCGATGAGTTTGAAATCGGGGTGCTTTTTGCGCAGGGTTTTCAAATTGTTAATCGTGAAACCCCATTGGTGGATGGGACAATAACCGGGCCAAACAATCACATCGCGACCGGCTTGGCGCGCCGCCCAGCTTCCCAGGTTTTGGTCTGGCACGAACAGAATTGTCTCGCCCTTGGGAAAGGAAGAGATGATTTTCACGGCGTTCGAGGATGTGCAGCAAACGTCACTTTCGGCCTTCACAGCGGCTGTGGAATTCACGTAACAAACCACTTTCGCTCCGGGATGTTGAGCTTTGAATTGCCTAAGCTGTTCGTCTGTAATCATATCCGCCATTGGGCAACCCGCATGTTCCACCGGTAGCAAAACCCTGGCGTTGGGATTCAGGATGGCAGCGGTTTCCGCCATGAAACGCACACCGCAAAAAACAATGAGCTCGCTGTCCGCTTCTTTGGCGCGAATGGAAAGTTGCAGGGAGTCACCCCGAAAATCCGCAATATCTTGAATCGCTGGCATTTGATAGTTGTGTGCCAAAATGAGAGCGCCCTTTTCCTGGCGCAGTTTGTTTATTTTGTCAACGATGTTCATCGTCATACTTCCTGTTTTACCTAATTTCCAGTGTGGCCAAAACCGCCATCAGACCTTTGGCTTTGGCCCAATTCATCGCTTTGTTCAAATTCCACCAAGGCCACAGGGCAGATTATTATCTGGGCTATGCGCATGCCCGGGCGGATTACCACATCATCTGTGGAACTATTTATCAATATTACTTTTAGCTCGCCGCGGTAGTCCGGATCGATGGTGCCGGGGCTGTTCAAAACTCCCAGGCCCAATTTTAGAGCCAGCCCGCTGCGAGGGCGAATCTGACCTTCATAGCCCTGAGGGATTTCCAAAGCCAAACCTGTGGGAATGGCAGCGCGTGCTCCGGGATTTAAAACCATTTCCTCACAAAGGGCAGCGCTGAGGTCCCAACCAACGCTGTCTGGAGTCATCCGCTGAGGCGGAATGGCATTTTGACTCAGGAGTTTGAAGCGGATTCTCATGATTTTCGCGTGAGCATATATTCTGCCAAACCATCCAAAACCAAAGCTCTATCTCCCAGCGGGGCAATTGCTTCGCGGGCTTGGGCAATCAATTCCTGAGATTTTTTGCGAGATTCTGCCATGCCATAAACCGAGGGGTAGGTTGCTTTTTGGAAATGCGCATCTTTGCCAACGGTTTTGCCCATTTCATCCGGGTCACCTTCAATATCCAAAAGATCATCAATTATCTGGAACGCCAGGCCAATTTTGCCGCCATATTCTTCCAGCGCTTTTTGTTCCGCTGCGGGCGCGCCACCTGCCAAAGCTCCAAAACGCAGAGCCAGACGGATGAGTTTGGCGGTTTTGTTTTCGTGGATGTAGTCGATGGTCTTTTTATCCACCTTTTTGCCTTCGCTTTCCAAATCCACCATTTGACCACCAATCAGACCGTTGATGCCGCAATCCCGAGCCAGTTCACGCACCATTTGCACTCTCAGCTTTGGCTGAATCTCGGCGTAGGTGATGAGTTCGAAAGCGCCCACCAGCAGTGCGTCTCCGGAAAGCAGGGCATGGCCTTCACCAAAAATGGCGTGGGTGGATTTTTTGCCGCGTCGGTATTCGTCATTGTCCAAATCCGGCATGTCATCATGGATGAGAGTGTAGGTGTGCAACATTTCGATGGCAGCCGCAACAGGCGCCACCTTTTCCACCTCTTCGTCATAGATTTGATAGCTGCTGAGAACCAGGTAGGGGCGCAGCCTTTTGCCACCAGCGAACACACTGTAACGCAAAGCTTTGTGGATATTTTTGGGATATTCATCCTTGCGCGGGAGATAGCGATCCAAAATTATGTTTACAAGCTCCTGCTTCTCTTTCATGTCTTTTTTCAGGATTACTTTTTTATCCATCTTCGCCATCCTTTTCCTCATCGAACTTCAGCTTGGAATTCAACTGCTGAATCTTGAGTTCAGCCCTTTCCAACACACGCTGGCATTTTGTCAAATGAGTGATTCCTGCCTCGTAGAGGTTGATCATTTCATCCAGATCAAGGTTTTCCTGCTGAAGACGTCCAACTATGTCCTCCAGCGAATTTAGGGCTTCCTCAAAATTGACTTTGCCCTGTTTATTTGTATCTTTCATGCGCATTTCTCCCTAAAATATTGACTATAAAAAAAGCCAATGCTTTTGTCAAGGGACTTTTTTAGTCAATATAGCCAGGATCTGACCGCTGTCAAGACCAATGAAGGCTTCATCTTCCTCAATGATATTGCTCAAACCTCGCGTCTGGCCGGGATGGAGGCTAATTCCTTGCAGAGGATATGCCAATCCCTTGGAGCCTTGAAACTTAACCGTTTCACACCAGGGCATCAGAGACAGCGTGCAACCACGACAACCTGAAATTTTGGCATCACCAGACAAAAACCAAACCCTCTGAAAAGCTGATTCAATCCTGGCGGGCAAACCTTTTGCATGCAGAAAATCGAGATTGTGGATCAGGGCAAGACTGTGGTCAAAACGACCTTCCAAGCCGTTGACGATGATGAATTCATCCGCTCCGGCTTCGATGCCCCAAAGCAGCGCCAATTCAGTATCGGTCTCATTTTTCTTGGTGGGAAAAAGTTGCGTCAAATCCGGGGGATATTGCTTCAGCAGCTCAGGCTCCGCGGAATCCATGTCTCCGATAATGATGGATGGCGTCAGCCCCAATTCGTGAAGCCGCGTTAAACCCGCATCCACAGCCACAAGTAGATCGGTCTCAGGCTTGATGGCATCATAGCCGCCAAGAATCTGGGACGGACTGGTTGCCGTGAAAATCCAGGCTTTTCGTGGCTTCATCTGCCCGCACTGGCGTGGAGGCTCGTATCCCTGCGATTCATGAAGGGAACAGGGTCCACAGAATTTCCGCGTCGATACACACCATAGTGTAAATGCGGCCCGGTGGACATTCCGGTATTTCCCATCAACCCAATAATCTGGCCTTTGCTGACAACTTCTCCAACTTTGACCTTGATGCTGCTCAGATGGGCATACAGGGTCATGTAATCATCGACATGATCGATGTTTACAACTTTTCCCCAGCCGTTATCATCTTGAGCCTTGCTGACCACCCCATCCGCCGTAGCATAAATTGGAGTGCCGGTTTTGTTGGAAATATCCACGCCTTGGTGAAGGCGCACTTCTCCGATAATAGGATGCATTCGATAGCCCCAGGGACTGGAGATTTTACCAAAAGTCGGATGGATGGCGGGGATGCCATCGCCGCTCCGCTCAAAATCTGATGGCAAATGAAAGTCGGCATTGAGTTCTTCCACTGCCAAGCCAAGCCGCTGTTTAAGATTGGCGAGTTTCACATCCAGGCTGATGATTTTTCTTTCCAAGCCGGGATGCACAGGAAATGGATTTTCGCGACCAAACCGCTCCTCACCAAGAGAAGGCAGAGCTTCAGGTTCAGGCTGCTTGATATTTAGAGTATCCAACATTGCCATCACTGAATCAATCTGAGTCTCATAATCCCCAATCTTTTTTTGCAGATTGGAATTTTCATGCTGCAACTTTGTCAACATTTCTTTGTTCGTTTTTTCCGGCAGGCGCCAGGCAAAAATCAGCAGTAGCGCCACCGTCAAAATCAGCAGGATCGCACCCAACAGTAAAACCCGCGGATGCAGCGCAAAGCTGCGTTTCCTGCCGCCACTATCAACCGAAAACTTGATTCTGCGGTCTCCGAACATTTCAGATTCAAGCTCCCGGGGAATCTTGTCTTTTTTCATAATATAAAGCTTAGGTCTCCAAATGAGGTTTCAGCGATATTTTGCCAGCGTAAACAGAGCAAGCAGGATTGAATTGAAAGGGGAGAGAGAAAGTAAAAAAGGCGCCAACAAATGGCATCCCGTGGGGGAATCGAACCCCCGTTGCGTGACTGAGAATCACGAGTCCTAGGCCACTAGACGAACGGGACACTCTATATCGCAAAAACCAGTTTAAAAAAATGGCGACCCCTAGGGGAATCGAACCCCTCTTGCAAGAATGAAAATCTTGAGTCCTGACCGATAGACGAAGGGGTCGCGAACTGGTGATCCAGGTTGGGATCGAACCAACGACTCTCTGCTTAAAAGGCAGATACTCTACCGCTGAGTTACTGGACCAAATGTTTTGCTTAGATGTACCAAAAGTTTTGCAGCGCTTATCCTGTCAAGAAAAAAATATTCCGCCTGGTGAACCTTGTCTTGGGATTCGCTTCGATCAATTATATGACTTTAAAACCAGTCTGCCGGGTTCAAAGCCCCCATTTTTGATTCCCGTAAATCTGCCACATCCCACCATCTCGGATAAAATAGGAAATATCACCGTGAGTTTGCGGCTCCGAATAAGTATAGTTGCCCGCGGAAGAAGTAAAGCTCATTTCCATATAAACCGTGGCACGGTCATATTCAAGCTCCACATGTGTCACTTCACATGACAGAAGGTCATATTGCCCGCGCCGATTTAGCCAAATCTGGCGCAACTCACCACTATACATACCGTTATGCAGATAATCAGGGTGTACGCGCGCCATGATTTTTCCGATTTCATTCCAATCAAAATCGCGCGAAATATTATAGATTATTTCACGCAGCTCAAATTCGTCCGCCGCGCTTGTATCCCTGTCACAACCTGCGATTAGAAGCAGCGTGAGCGCCAAGACAACAATGGCAATTTTCTTCAGCATGATTCTCCAGCCTTATTTCAGAACAACTTCAGCCAAGGTTTCCACATGCCAGGTGTGGGGAAACATATCAAAGGGCTGGAGACTTTGAATGTGATAAAAACCGCTGTCCACCAAGAACTTAAGATCCCGCCGCAGGGTGATGGGCGAGCAACTTAGATATAAAATCCGAGGAACCCGCGCTGCCACAAGGGCATCCAAAACCGGCTGGCGCAAACCTGAACGTGGCGGGTCCAGAATCACAGCGTCCGGCTTTTCTTCATCCCCATTCAATAGTTGGGGCAACAGCTCCTCCACCTTGGCGCGCAAAAATTTGGCGTTGGTGATTCCATTTTCTTCCATATTCAATTCACCATCCGCCACGGCTTGCGGATTGTCCTCAACGCAAAGAACCTTGTCCACACTTGCAGACAAAGACAGCCCCAACGCGCCCAAACCGCTGTAAAGATCAAAGATGGTATCCTGGGCACCCACGCATTTTTTGAGGCTCTCCACCACCTTTTCCAAAATACCGGTATTGACCTGCCAAAAAGAATTGTAACTCACCCTAAAGCGCAGCCCCGCAATCTCTTCCAGCAACCAGGGCTCACCCCAAAGCAGCTTTTCCTCGGTGCCCAAAATCACATTGCCGCGATCGCGGTTGATGTTTTGCACGACGCCGGCAAGGGCGGGAAACTCCTCTGTAATCTGCTTTACCAACAATTTGCTGAAAGGAAGTTTTCCAGAGCGGGTCACCAAGACCAAAATCACCCGGCTGTGGTCCTCTGAAACGCGAAAACCAATGTGGCGCAGGGTTCCGCTATGTGTATGTTCGTCGTAGGCTTTAACTCCCGCCCGAGACATGATTTCCAAAGCGCGCAGCGCGATGGCATCAAAAATCGGAGGATGCAAATGGCAATCTTCATGTGGCACAATATGATGCGACCAGCGTGCGTAAATGCCATGAATCAGTTTACCCTCCACTTCACCCACAGGCATGAAAGCCTTGTTCCGGTAATGCCGCGTCACCGGAGATGGAACCGTCTCAGGGATAACGAGTTCCGGCACCAGGGAATTGAAAAGTTCGCGGATGAGACAAGTTTTATATTTCAGTTGCGTGGCATAATCCAGATGCAGCCAATCGCAACCACCGCAGGGTTTTTCGATGCCGAAAACCTTGCAGGGTGGCTCCACAACACCTTCCCCGCGCTCAAAAAACTGCACGGCACGGGCAAACGCCATATCTTTTCGTTCGCGGGTGAGAGCCGCCTCAATTTCATCTCCCACAGCGGTATAGGGCACAAACACTGCCTTATTTTCGTTAAAGCCGATGCCGTGCCCCTCCAGAGCCATCTTTTCTATTTTAAGCCTGAATCTGTCTTTCACACCGTCATCTTGCGCAAGGCTTCAATTCTTTTTTTGATGGGCGGATGAGTCGCGAAAAGCGTAACTGCGTTCAAATTATAGATTTTGGCGATGGAATACGCGTCTTCTTTTTTCTCACGTACGTGACCACCGCTGATTTTCTCCAAAGCCGTGATCATGTGTCCCGGGCTGGTTAAATCCGCCGCGCCGGCATCCGCGGCATACTCTCGATGACGCGAATATGCTGCTAACACCACGTTGGCAAATATCATCAGCACGTTTTGGAGAACCATGACAATCAGGTAGCTGCTGCCATAGGCAATCGTACTTCTGGCGCGGTTGTCATTGTCTTTCCCTCTCAGCGCTCCGCTGATGATTGCCCCAACTATCTGAGCCAAAAACATCACAAATGTGTTCAGGGTGCCCATCAGCAGAGTGGTGGTAACCATGTCGCCTTCAGTGATATGCGTCATTTCATGTCCTGCCACCGCGGCAAGCTCGTCTTCGTCCAGATTTTGCATGATGCCACTGGAAAAAGCAATCAGAGACTTGTTTTTGGAGGCGCCGGTGGCGAAGGCATTGTTATCCGCGGATTGATAAATCCCAAATTCCGGCATTTTGATGCCCCTGTGCGCTGCCATTTTTTCGATGGTGTCATAGAGGTAAAGCGCCTTGCCAGTGGCGTTTTCACGCTTGAGAGGCTTGATTTGATAGGACATTTTGGCCATTGTTTTGCTCAACAACAGCGAGATCAAAGCTCCCGAGAAGCCAAACACGGCGCAGATGACCAACAAGCCCATCCAATCCTGCTGTTCAAGCCCGAAAAAGCTGAGAATAATTCCCAGCACTGCCAATACGAGCAGGTTTACAGTGAGGAAAATCCCCCAACGTTTAAATAGTGCTTTCATTTCAATCCATTTCCTTGATCTATAGTTATTTATCTACGTCATCCCACAGCCTTTCAAAAGCGGCGGGATTACCAATTAAGACCTTTAAATCATTTATTTTCAACTGCGAAAAAAAGGCAAGCAAAATCTTGTCTCGTTCCAAAATTACAATTTTTCGATGCTATTTACTTCGGCTTGTCGCGGATTTGAAAACCTTGATGCGAGACCCTGCCAATTATTTTTAGAGCAAGAATGTGACCCAATTGGAACAACTAATTCCTTGTCTATAATTAGCTTAACTGATTTTATATCACCTTTTTAGACCCTTAATCCGCTCCTTATTCACGCAGTTAATCAAGTGATAATCAAGCCTTAATCAAGCGTTAATAATTAAGACTTGATTAAGGCTTAATTAAGAAGTGATTAAGGCCTTCGCTTAAGGGCGAAAAGTGGGTTCAGCAGATTTTTACTGAGGTGCAACTTTCTGATATTCAGGAAGATAAATGGTTTCAAACTGCAAAAAGCAATGGTAACTCTGCCAGAAACAAGCGGTTTAACTGAGGGAAAAGTCTTAGAACTTGACAAATATGGCTATGCGCAAAAATCAGCGCCACAAACGCTTGTATGCGGACAGGGGCTTTTTGGGCCGTCTTGGACGCGAGGAGAATCATAGATGGAATATCCCTTTTCTAAAATTGAAAAAAAATGGCAGAAGATATGGAATGAGCGCCGTATCTTCAACCCGGATGAAAACGATGTAAAGCCCAAATATTACGTGCTTTCCATGTTTCCCTATCCCTCCGGAATTCTGCATTGTGGCCACGCTTCGAACTATGCGATTGGCGACGCTGTGACACGGCTGAAAATGATGGAAGGTTACAGCGTGATGCAGCCCATGGGCTGGGACGCCTTTGGGATGCCCGCGGAAAACTTTGCCATCCAACACAACTCGCATCCCCGCATCACCACAGAGGAAAACATCGCCGTGATGCACAAGCAGTTCGATACCCTGGGCTTCGGATTTGATTGGGAACGCGAGATCAGCACCTGCCGCCCGGATTATTATGTTTGGGGACAAAAGCTCTTTAAAAAGCTGTATGAGAAGGGATTAGCCTATCGCAAAAAATCCTGGCAAAACTGGTGCGACAGTTGTCAAACCGTTTTGGCGAACGAGCAGGTGGAAAACGGACGCTGCTGGCGCTGCCACTGTGAAGTTGAACAAAAAGAGATGGAACAATGGTTTTTCCGCATCACGAAATACGCGGAGGAACTGCTTGATTTTTCCAAAATGATAGATTGGCCCGAGCGCGTGATCACCATGCAAAAAAACTGGATTGGGAAAAGCGAAGGAACCCTGGCGCGATTCCCCCTGGAAGAGGGCGATGAAAGCATTGAAATCTTTACCACACGGCCAGATACGATATATGGTGTCACTTTTATGGCGCTGCCGCCGGAGCATCCCTTGGTGCAAAAATGGCTGGCGGAAGACCCCGACAACGCCGACCTGCATGAATTTTGCCATAAAGTGATTAATGAAGATAAAATCCTGCGCGGTGCCGAAGATACCACCAAGGAAGGCATCTTCAGCGGCAGATATTGCCTCAACCCGCTCAGTGGACACAAAATCCAGATTTGGGTTACGAACTATGTTTTGATGGATTACGGAACCGGCGCCGTGATGGCGGTTCCCGCTCACGACCAGCGCGACTTTGAATTTGCCAAAAAATACGGGATTCCCATGCTTTTGGTCATCCAGGATCCAAAACAGAGCTTGAGCTTGGAAACGATGGACGAAGCCTATATCGAGCCTGGAATAAATGTGAATTCCGGACACTTTGACGGCTTGCCCAATGAAGAGGCAAAAGCTGCCATTTCGCGCCTCATTGAGGAAAAAGGCTTTGGTAAAACAACATCCACCTACAGGTTACGTGACTGGGGCATTTCCCGTCAGCGCTATTGGGGAACGCCAATTCCAGTGATAAATTGCCCCAAATGCGGGGTGGTGATGGTTCCGGATGAAGATTTGCCCGTGCTGCTTCCAGACAACGTCCAGGTGGGAAAAACCACTGCCAATCCGCTGCTTTCGGTGCCGGAATGGTTTGAAGTGAAATGCCCGCAATGCGGCGAAAACGCGAGGCGTGAAACCGACACCATGGACACCTTTGTGGATAGTTCCTGGTATTACGCGCGTTTTGCCGATCCCAAAAACTCCGAAAAGCCCTTTGACCACGCAAAAGCGAAATATTGGATGCCGGTGGATCAATATATCGGCGGCATCGAACACGCCTGTATGCACTTGCTTTACGCGCGCTTCATCGGAAAATTCATGCGTGATTTGGGCTGGCTGGAAACCGACGAACCTTTTGCCAGATTGCTGACCCAGGGCATGGTGTTGAAGGACGGCGCCAAAATGAGTAAGTCCAAGGGAAATATGGTGGATCCGGGATATATCATTGACCGTTTTGGCGCGGATACCCTCAGGTTGTTTTTGCTGTTTGCGTCCCCACCGGATAAGGATTCCGAATGGAGCGATGACGGCATTATGGGCGCGTTCAGGTTCCTGAACCGGGTTTGGCGCCTGATCGAATCGAATCTGGAGGCGATTAAGCGCGGACTGGAGTTTTCGCCTGATTCAGCCGATATTTCCGCGGCTTTGCGAGACTTGCGTTACAGCACCCACAGCGCGGTGAAAAAATGGCGCGAAGACAGCCTTGAACGCATGCAGTATAATACAGCAATCGCCGCCGCGATGGAACACTTGAACAACTGTGTGGCAGTGAAAAACCCGGCTGAGCTTTCCGAAGCTGAACTGGCGGTTTTTGCCCAGGCTTGCGCGGTGCTTCCCAAAATGCTTTATCCCTTCGCGCCCCATGTGGCGGAAGAACTGTGGCAATTGCTTGGTCATGAGACACTTATGCACGAAGATGGTCTTCCGGAATTTGAGGAACGACACCTGGCGCGCGAATTGGTGACCTACGTGATTCAGGTTAATGGCAAACTGCGCGGAAAGCTGGAAGCGGCTCCCGACCCGGATGAAGAAGAGCTGAAAAAACAGGCTCTGGAAGTGGACAACGTGAAGCGCAGCCTGGAAGGCTGGACGGTTAAAAAAGTGATTGTCATCCCCGGTAAAATGGTTTCCATCGCCGCGGGAAAATAGATTTACAAAGAATTCATCCAAAGAATAAGCCCGGGGCGAAGTGCATGAACCCCGGGCTTTTGGCCAACAACCACAAATTTGTTTTTGTGTCTTATAACTTATTGCACGCCATTTGATTCCGCGCCCTTTATAACTAAAACCACAGTTGTGCCTCTGCCCTCTTCGCTTTGCAGGTTCAAGCTTCCACCCATGGCTTCAATAATCTTTCTGGCTTCCGGAAGCCCAATCCCAATCCCGTCTTCCTTGGTGGTGAAAAATGGTTTCCACACATCGTTTAACTGATTGTCAGGAATACCTATACCACTATCACGCACGATGATTTCCACCCTTGGATCCTCGGAATCCAATTCTTTGAGCGCCACATGAAGATTTCCGCCATCCGGCATGGCTTCCAGCGCGTTGATTAGGATATTGGAAAGCGCCTCTTCAAAACGGGCGGGCTCGAACCAAGCCTGGATTGTTTCTTTTGTCCAATCCGTTGTCAGTTCGATGTTTGCGGGAATCTCAAGATGCTCCAGACAAAGCTTCACCGAAGGCAGGAGATTTAAAGGACGGAGCTGATAGTCCATGGTTTCGTGAAAACGCTGGAAGGCGTTGGCGAGCTTTTGGAAATTGTGTATTTCGTTGCGGATGGTGACGAGGTTTGGGTTTTCAGAATCTCCAATTGACTCCTGTAAAGGTTTGAGAGCTTGGTTCATCCGCACAATATGGCGTCGGGCATTCAAATAGAAGTTTTTGGAACTCTGGGTGCAATCGATGCACCCGGGCTCAGTTTCACGCGCCAAACCTTCAGGGCTCAAAGTGATGAGACATCCTGAAATCAAGCCGCGCAACCTCCGAAATTGCGCGGCATGACGTAATTCTGAGGGGCCAAGACTCAGAACTGTATTAAACTCCAGTGCTTTACTGCGGAAAAATTCTGGCAGCAGAGCGCTGATTTGAGGATAGAGAGCGGAAAGAGATTTGGAAGGAGGCTTGCCCTGGTTATCTCCAAGTAAATCAATCAGATATCGATTTATTTTGATGACGCTGTCGTCACGGTCAACCAAGATAATCCCTTCATCCAAACTATTCATACCAATGTTCCAAAGCCTTACGCGAAAGATGATTTGAGCGGTCAACGAGACAATAATAATAAAAATCAGGATGTGCAGGTTTACTTTGTTCGCCCGGATAAAGTTCCACACCATGCCCCAAAGTGCCACCCGCTGATAGCTGTAAAAACGCAATTCGGGACCTGAGGAAAGCGCTACCCGAGGCGGTTCTCCCGAACCGGAATGAACGATGTGAGCCTGGACGCCTTTTTCCGGTGGCCAAGGATTTGGCAGTTTCGCGACCTGTTTCAAGGAGCTGTTTAAAATCATGAAATTGTTGTCCGCGGTTTGGACTAAAACCTCTTTGTTGCCGTCCAGATCAAGGTCCTCAACCGCCCAAACGCGGGTGATTTGTTCTTTGAGACTATGGTGGACAGGGTTCAAATCCTGATCCAGGGCAATCAGCGGCGAATTCAAGGCAGAAGCCAAAATCAGATACTGGTCTTTACTGTTCATCCGGTTCAAAATGGGTGCATTGCCCGCGAGTTCAAAAGGTTTGTCGGCCATCCAATTTTTAAGGGGCACGAACCTGTTTCCGGTCCATTTCATCCAGCTTATTCCACTTGGCATGGTCGAATTTCCTTTGTTGGATTTCACCACCAAAATTTCCGGATCGCCATCTTTATTAACATCCGCGGTGGCAAGCAGCACCTGGCTGTAGCCTTCAATTGCTTTTTCTCTGTGAACCAGTTCTCCTCTCGAATTTACCACAAAAAGCCAGGAATTCATATCGTTCATGCCATGCAGCTCAAGATCTGTGTTTTTATAGGCTTGGGTGCCGCAGACCAGTTCTTTGGCGCCGTCTCCATTAAAATCTCCGCAGATTACAGATACCACGCAGGTGCTGAGCTCCAGACGCCATTTCAACTCCCCGCTTTCAAAATCGTAAACCGCCAAGCCGCGTGGGTTTATCGTGAAGCCATCAATTGCAAGGCAGACGAGTTCCAGCCTGCCGTCGTTGTCGATATCCTCCAAAAGTTTGGGCACCAAAACCGCGGTCCATTCGTAAGCGGGATCGTCGATTAGGATGTCTGTACGGGCAATGGGTTCAAACTGTTTTTCATGGCGCGTCAACATGTCTTCCCATTGATATTGCCAGGCCATAATGCGGACACTTTTTTGGTCGTTGAGGCTGGCAAAAAGCCAGGCGTTGTCGCCCTCCGGACTTTCGAGCACGCTGATATTTCTAAGCTTGTGTTGAAAATTGATTTGAGACAGTTCTTTCCCGTTTTGATCCAGCATCAGCAGCGCATCCAAGCTGATAAATTTCGTTGCCAGCAGCAGGTGATCCCGTTTTGAATTGTCCAAATCGCCCACAGACCATAAATAGGCGGCACCTTTATTTAAAAGGATATTTTCGGGGACAAATTCGCGGGTGTTGAAAACTTGCCTGACGCGGCATCCTGGGATAAGAATCCCGATTAAAAATAGTAACCAGATCAAAAATTTTTTCATATCTAACCAAATATAGTCTCTAAACTTCACCTGCTTTGTGGGGGCGGCTGTGTCAAGGTCTGCAACGTGGAAATAATGCCGTGAAAACATGGGAAAAACTCAGGTTTTAGCCATAACTATGATTGGTTACAGTGAGTTAGGGCTGTTGATATATTTCCACAGTTCCAAGTTTTTTACCAAATTTTGGCGGTCAGATTCTCCGAATTGTATATAGATTTGGAATGTTCGCTTTTTGTATATTACGAAAAAAGGCC
Protein-coding sequences here:
- a CDS encoding leucine--tRNA ligase encodes the protein MEYPFSKIEKKWQKIWNERRIFNPDENDVKPKYYVLSMFPYPSGILHCGHASNYAIGDAVTRLKMMEGYSVMQPMGWDAFGMPAENFAIQHNSHPRITTEENIAVMHKQFDTLGFGFDWEREISTCRPDYYVWGQKLFKKLYEKGLAYRKKSWQNWCDSCQTVLANEQVENGRCWRCHCEVEQKEMEQWFFRITKYAEELLDFSKMIDWPERVITMQKNWIGKSEGTLARFPLEEGDESIEIFTTRPDTIYGVTFMALPPEHPLVQKWLAEDPDNADLHEFCHKVINEDKILRGAEDTTKEGIFSGRYCLNPLSGHKIQIWVTNYVLMDYGTGAVMAVPAHDQRDFEFAKKYGIPMLLVIQDPKQSLSLETMDEAYIEPGINVNSGHFDGLPNEEAKAAISRLIEEKGFGKTTSTYRLRDWGISRQRYWGTPIPVINCPKCGVVMVPDEDLPVLLPDNVQVGKTTANPLLSVPEWFEVKCPQCGENARRETDTMDTFVDSSWYYARFADPKNSEKPFDHAKAKYWMPVDQYIGGIEHACMHLLYARFIGKFMRDLGWLETDEPFARLLTQGMVLKDGAKMSKSKGNMVDPGYIIDRFGADTLRLFLLFASPPDKDSEWSDDGIMGAFRFLNRVWRLIESNLEAIKRGLEFSPDSADISAALRDLRYSTHSAVKKWREDSLERMQYNTAIAAAMEHLNNCVAVKNPAELSEAELAVFAQACAVLPKMLYPFAPHVAEELWQLLGHETLMHEDGLPEFEERHLARELVTYVIQVNGKLRGKLEAAPDPDEEELKKQALEVDNVKRSLEGWTVKKVIVIPGKMVSIAAGK